The Megalobrama amblycephala isolate DHTTF-2021 linkage group LG13, ASM1881202v1, whole genome shotgun sequence genome contains a region encoding:
- the tmigd1 gene encoding transmembrane and immunoglobulin domain-containing protein 1, with protein sequence MKVLVSVVLLLLCCVSLIKAVTVKSCPEATGSLLQTEVEETVTLTCTTDGSIDQSNQELQWFRNGARVNLAEENRMYRSSLCVQPVTKQDNGVVFTCQLKGDASVNSSIEFNVQYPPDLNDTKEVFVEETSDVVLSCDVRANPPVTLVWKKDGEVLDLTTGSYKTTNNGITAELSIPKAKHDVHPGTYICEVTSPAYGIMSRTFTVTVKDKVLKFPLGPTIAGVVVVLCTIVLALISRRDKIIKCCKRN encoded by the exons ATGAAAGTATTGGTTAGTGTCGTTCTGCTCCTGCTGTGCTGTGTCAGTCTTATAAAAG CGGTCACCGTTAAGTCATGTCCGGAGGCCACCGGGAGCTTGCTCCAGACAGAGGTTGAGGAAACCGTCACTCTAACTTGTACCACTGATGGAAGTATTGACCAATCCAACCAAGAACTGCAGTGGTTCCGCAATGGTGCCAGGGTGAATCTGGCAGAAGAAAACCGCATGTACCGCAGTAGTCTTTGTGTACAGCCTGTCACTAAACAGGACAATGGAGTTGTCTTTACCTGTCAGCTGAAGGGTGATGCAAGTGTGAACAGCTCCATCGAGTTTAACGTCCAGT ATCCTCCAGACCTTAATGACACTAAAGAAGTGTTTGTTGAGGAAACAAGTGATGTTGTTCTGTCCTGTGATGTACGTGCCAACCCTCCTGTAACACTTGTTTGGAAAAAGGATGGTGAAGTTCTGGATCTGACCACAGGTAGTTACAAAACGACCAATAATGGAATTACCGCTGAGCTGTCAATCCCAAAAGCTAAGCATGATGTACATCCAGGAACATACATCTGTGAGGTAACCTCACCCGCCTATGGAATTATGAGCAGGACTTTTACAGTTACTGTTAAAG ATAAAGTGCTAAAGTTCCCTCTGGGACCCACGATTGCTGGAGTGGTGGTGGTTTTATGCACAATTGTATTAGCACTCATCTCTAGGagggataaaattattaag TGCTGCAAACGAAATTGA